Proteins found in one Scomber scombrus chromosome 15, fScoSco1.1, whole genome shotgun sequence genomic segment:
- the skor2 gene encoding SKI family transcriptional corepressor 2 isoform X2, protein MDKTRLSSPNDIIMTSSTGSYQQEPLTPPRPTHHHSSSSSLSSPSPSSSSSPLKPNQVSRVILYGVPIVSLVIDNNERLCLAQISNTLLKNYSYNEIHNRRVALGITCVQCTPVQLEILRRAGAMPISSRRCGMITKREAERLCKSFLGENMPPKLPDNFAFDVTHECAWGCRGNFIPARYNSSRAKCIKCSFCNMYFSPNKFIFHSHRTPDAKYTQPDAANFNSWRRHLKLSDKIPADELVYAWEDVKAMFNGGSRKRALPSSSHCPSMGPMKTLPGSVVPHMMGADLGAQKRARYEDEDDLDGGGLSPCKTPRSYPVIPVPSKGFGMLQKFPPTSLFPSPYPFPAFSLCQQKKEDSDVSAGHKGAGLSGLLWPGRKDTFYPPFCMFWPPRAAGGIPVPTYLQPQPSALSSLADNPSLRQAFLDLSDHSEPATVGGNGNGVSATLAPGSGTSTPRSGLFDPECTTVTSDLRPVTSEGWLKLLDTPTLQTRKPSYGSAFRPVIKDAESIAKLHSSSEGVTGGTDGDIGVVVAGSDRHQRLSPSSSCSYGSESGGDGEAEGVESEEEGDVDVESSKQEDEEEEGIFATRPPQTQTNLYLPALSDRAGEERGKERGSGTVYPSASPPSSLDPIQQESPSLPASPPTSLPLSSSTPPHREDPSYKNVHKNRDEGLPAYVTKDNSNISDESKEQNSFFVPESETSAQDYWRESSGDRSQGAASPVPLKKDVENMEKEELQKVLLEQIDFRRRLEQEFHALKGTSPFPVFHNFQDQMKRELAYREEMVQQLQMIPYANIIRKEKISSHLNK, encoded by the exons ATGGACAAGACCCGTCTTTCGAGCCCTAATGACATCATTATGACAAGTTCAACAGGCTCATACCAGCAGGAACCCCTGACTCCACCCAGACCCACCCACCaccactcttcctcctcttccttatCCTCCCCgtctccctcctcatcctcctcaccCCTCAAGCCCAATCAGGTCAGCCGGGTCATCCTGTACGGCGTTCCCATTGTATCACTGGTCATTGATAACAATGAGAGACTTTGTCTGGCGCAGATTTCCAACACACTCCTCAAGAACTACAGTTACAATGAGATTCACAATCGCCGTGTAGCGCTGGGCATCACCTGTGTCCAGTGCACTCCTGTTCAGTTGGAGATCCTTCGTCGGGCGGGTGCCATGCCCATATCATCACGCCGCTGTGGCATGATCACTAAACGTGAAGCTGAGCGCCTCTGCAAATCCTTTCTTGGAGAGAACATGCCACCGAAACTGCCCGACAACTTTGCCTTCGATGTTACACACGAGTGTGCCTGGGGTTGCCGTGGTAACTTCATCCCGGCACGCTACAACAGCTCCAGGGCCAAATGCATCAAGTGCTCCTTCTGCAACATGTACTTCTCCCCAAATaagttcatttttcattccCACCGCACACCAGATGCTAAGTACACCCAGCCCGACGCTGCCAACTTTAACTCCTGGCGACGACACCTCAAACTCAGCGACAAAATCCCAGCTGATGAGTTAGTTTATGCATGGGAAGACGTCAAAGCTATGTTCAATGGAGGCAGCCGCAAGAGAGCGCTGCCCTCTTCATCTCATTGTCCGTCTATGGGTCCTATGAAGACTCTCCCAGGCTCAGTGGTACCTCACATGATGGGAGCTGACCTGGGTGCCCAGAAAAGAGCCCGCTATGAAGATGAGGATGACCTGGACGGAGGCGGTCTTTCTCCCTGTAAGACACCACGTAGCTACCCTGTCATCCCTGTCCCAAGCAAAGGCTTCGGCATGCTGCAGAAGTTCCCTCCCACATCGCTTTTCCCTTCACCGTACCCCTTCCCAGCATTCAGCCTCTGCCAGCAGAAAAAAGAGGACAGTGATGTTTCAGCTGGACACAAAGGAGCGGGGTTGTCAGGTCTTTTATGGCCTGGCCGTAAAGACACTTTTTATCCacctttctgcatgttttgGCCACCAAGAGCGGCAGGTGGAATCCCTGTGCCCACATACCTCCAGCCTCAGCCTAGTGCCCTCTCCTCCCTGGCAGACAACCCCTCTCTCAGGCAGGCCTTTCTGGATCTCTCAGACCACAGCGAGCCTGCCACTGTAGGTGGCAACGGAAATGGCGTCAGTGCAACATTGGCCCCCGGCAGCGGAACCTCAACACCCAGATCAGGACTGTTTGACCCTGAGTGCACAACAGTAACCTCTGACCTTCGCCCTGTGACATCAGAGGGCTGGCTCAAACTGCTGGACACCCCAACCCTCCAAACCAGGAAGCCGAGCTACGGCTCTGCCTTCCGCCCTGTCATCAAGGATGCAGAGAGCATTGCCAAGCTCCACAGCAGTAGTGAGGGAGTCACTGGCGGCACGGATGGAGACATCGGGGTCGTGGTTGCTGGGTCAGACCGCCACCAGCGGCTATCGCCCAGCAGCAGCTGTAGTTACGGAAGCGAAAGCGGAGGCGATGGAGAAGCAGAGGGAGTGGAGAGCGAGGAGGAGGGGGACGTTGATGTGGAATCATCCAAgcaagaggatgaggaggaggaggggatctTCGCAACCAGGCCACCACAGACTCAAACCAACCTGTACCTTCCTGCACTCAGCGACAGGGccggagaggagagggggaaggagagagggagtggCACAGTGTATCCCAGtgcctcccctccctcctccttggACCCCATCCAGCAGGAGTCCCCCAGCCTGCCTGCCTCCCCGCCTACCAGCCTGCCTCTCTCCAGCTCCACCCCGCCTCACCGAGAGGACCCATCTTACAAAAAC GTCCACAAAAACAGAGATGAAGGACTACCTGCGTATGTAACCAAAGACAACTCCAACATTTCTG ATGAAAGCAAAGAGCAGAATAGTTTCTTTGTACCAGAGAGTGAGACGTCGGCACAGGACTACTGGAGGGAGAGCTCAG gtgatCGAAGCCAAGGTGCTGCCTCTCCTGTGCCGCTAAAGAAGGACGTTGAGAACATGGAAAAAG AGGAGCTCCAGAAGGTTTTGCTGGAGCAGATTGACTTCAGGAGGAGACTGGAGCAAGAGTTTCACGCTCTGAAGGGCACCTCACCATTTCCTGTCTTCC ATAATTTTCAAGACCAGATGAAACGAGAGCTCGCCTACAGAGAGGAGATGGTCCAACAGTTACAGATG
- the skor2 gene encoding SKI family transcriptional corepressor 2 isoform X1, whose protein sequence is MDKTRLSSPNDIIMTSSTGSYQQEPLTPPRPTHHHSSSSSLSSPSPSSSSSPLKPNQVSRVILYGVPIVSLVIDNNERLCLAQISNTLLKNYSYNEIHNRRVALGITCVQCTPVQLEILRRAGAMPISSRRCGMITKREAERLCKSFLGENMPPKLPDNFAFDVTHECAWGCRGNFIPARYNSSRAKCIKCSFCNMYFSPNKFIFHSHRTPDAKYTQPDAANFNSWRRHLKLSDKIPADELVYAWEDVKAMFNGGSRKRALPSSSHCPSMGPMKTLPGSVVPHMMGADLGAQKRARYEDEDDLDGGGLSPCKTPRSYPVIPVPSKGFGMLQKFPPTSLFPSPYPFPAFSLCQQKKEDSDVSAGHKGAGLSGLLWPGRKDTFYPPFCMFWPPRAAGGIPVPTYLQPQPSALSSLADNPSLRQAFLDLSDHSDATLAPGSGTSTPRSGLFDPECTTVTSDLRPVTSEGWLKLLDTPTLQTRKPSYGSAFRPVIKDAESIAKLHSSSEGVTGGTDGDIGVVVAGSDRHQRLSPSSSCSYGSESGGDGEAEGVESEEEGDVDVESSKQEDEEEEGIFATRPPQTQTNLYLPALSDRAGEERGKERGSGTVYPSASPPSSLDPIQQESPSLPASPPTSLPLSSSTPPHREDPSYKNVHKNRDEGLPAYVTKDNSNISDESKEQNSFFVPESETSAQDYWRESSGDRSQGAASPVPLKKDVENMEKEELQKVLLEQIDFRRRLEQEFHALKGTSPFPVFHNFQDQMKRELAYREEMVQQLQMIPYANIIRKEKISSHLNK, encoded by the exons ATGGACAAGACCCGTCTTTCGAGCCCTAATGACATCATTATGACAAGTTCAACAGGCTCATACCAGCAGGAACCCCTGACTCCACCCAGACCCACCCACCaccactcttcctcctcttccttatCCTCCCCgtctccctcctcatcctcctcaccCCTCAAGCCCAATCAGGTCAGCCGGGTCATCCTGTACGGCGTTCCCATTGTATCACTGGTCATTGATAACAATGAGAGACTTTGTCTGGCGCAGATTTCCAACACACTCCTCAAGAACTACAGTTACAATGAGATTCACAATCGCCGTGTAGCGCTGGGCATCACCTGTGTCCAGTGCACTCCTGTTCAGTTGGAGATCCTTCGTCGGGCGGGTGCCATGCCCATATCATCACGCCGCTGTGGCATGATCACTAAACGTGAAGCTGAGCGCCTCTGCAAATCCTTTCTTGGAGAGAACATGCCACCGAAACTGCCCGACAACTTTGCCTTCGATGTTACACACGAGTGTGCCTGGGGTTGCCGTGGTAACTTCATCCCGGCACGCTACAACAGCTCCAGGGCCAAATGCATCAAGTGCTCCTTCTGCAACATGTACTTCTCCCCAAATaagttcatttttcattccCACCGCACACCAGATGCTAAGTACACCCAGCCCGACGCTGCCAACTTTAACTCCTGGCGACGACACCTCAAACTCAGCGACAAAATCCCAGCTGATGAGTTAGTTTATGCATGGGAAGACGTCAAAGCTATGTTCAATGGAGGCAGCCGCAAGAGAGCGCTGCCCTCTTCATCTCATTGTCCGTCTATGGGTCCTATGAAGACTCTCCCAGGCTCAGTGGTACCTCACATGATGGGAGCTGACCTGGGTGCCCAGAAAAGAGCCCGCTATGAAGATGAGGATGACCTGGACGGAGGCGGTCTTTCTCCCTGTAAGACACCACGTAGCTACCCTGTCATCCCTGTCCCAAGCAAAGGCTTCGGCATGCTGCAGAAGTTCCCTCCCACATCGCTTTTCCCTTCACCGTACCCCTTCCCAGCATTCAGCCTCTGCCAGCAGAAAAAAGAGGACAGTGATGTTTCAGCTGGACACAAAGGAGCGGGGTTGTCAGGTCTTTTATGGCCTGGCCGTAAAGACACTTTTTATCCacctttctgcatgttttgGCCACCAAGAGCGGCAGGTGGAATCCCTGTGCCCACATACCTCCAGCCTCAGCCTAGTGCCCTCTCCTCCCTGGCAGACAACCCCTCTCTCAGGCAGGCCTTTCTGGATCTCTCAGACCACAGCGA TGCAACATTGGCCCCCGGCAGCGGAACCTCAACACCCAGATCAGGACTGTTTGACCCTGAGTGCACAACAGTAACCTCTGACCTTCGCCCTGTGACATCAGAGGGCTGGCTCAAACTGCTGGACACCCCAACCCTCCAAACCAGGAAGCCGAGCTACGGCTCTGCCTTCCGCCCTGTCATCAAGGATGCAGAGAGCATTGCCAAGCTCCACAGCAGTAGTGAGGGAGTCACTGGCGGCACGGATGGAGACATCGGGGTCGTGGTTGCTGGGTCAGACCGCCACCAGCGGCTATCGCCCAGCAGCAGCTGTAGTTACGGAAGCGAAAGCGGAGGCGATGGAGAAGCAGAGGGAGTGGAGAGCGAGGAGGAGGGGGACGTTGATGTGGAATCATCCAAgcaagaggatgaggaggaggaggggatctTCGCAACCAGGCCACCACAGACTCAAACCAACCTGTACCTTCCTGCACTCAGCGACAGGGccggagaggagagggggaaggagagagggagtggCACAGTGTATCCCAGtgcctcccctccctcctccttggACCCCATCCAGCAGGAGTCCCCCAGCCTGCCTGCCTCCCCGCCTACCAGCCTGCCTCTCTCCAGCTCCACCCCGCCTCACCGAGAGGACCCATCTTACAAAAAC GTCCACAAAAACAGAGATGAAGGACTACCTGCGTATGTAACCAAAGACAACTCCAACATTTCTG ATGAAAGCAAAGAGCAGAATAGTTTCTTTGTACCAGAGAGTGAGACGTCGGCACAGGACTACTGGAGGGAGAGCTCAG gtgatCGAAGCCAAGGTGCTGCCTCTCCTGTGCCGCTAAAGAAGGACGTTGAGAACATGGAAAAAG AGGAGCTCCAGAAGGTTTTGCTGGAGCAGATTGACTTCAGGAGGAGACTGGAGCAAGAGTTTCACGCTCTGAAGGGCACCTCACCATTTCCTGTCTTCC ATAATTTTCAAGACCAGATGAAACGAGAGCTCGCCTACAGAGAGGAGATGGTCCAACAGTTACAGATG